Proteins from a genomic interval of Desulfurobacterium sp. TC5-1:
- the def gene encoding peptide deformylase has product MEIRIYPDEVLKKKAEKVNEFDEKLRNIVNEMFETMYKRGGLGLAGNQVGILKRIVVIDIEAGKEREGKNKIVLINPEIITMEGEQVNQEGCLSLPGLYKKVKRAAYVKVKAQNIDGEDFEIEGEDLVARALQHEIDHLNGIVFIDRLSPLQKRLALQRYKKLKREYERKMKKR; this is encoded by the coding sequence ATGGAAATAAGAATATATCCCGATGAAGTACTCAAAAAAAAGGCAGAAAAAGTTAATGAATTTGATGAGAAATTAAGGAACATTGTCAACGAAATGTTTGAAACAATGTACAAAAGAGGTGGCCTTGGACTTGCTGGCAATCAGGTCGGCATTCTTAAACGGATAGTCGTCATAGACATTGAAGCTGGCAAAGAGAGAGAAGGGAAAAACAAAATTGTTCTAATCAATCCCGAAATTATCACCATGGAAGGTGAACAGGTAAATCAGGAAGGGTGCCTGTCACTTCCAGGTCTTTATAAGAAGGTAAAAAGAGCTGCCTACGTAAAAGTAAAAGCACAGAATATTGACGGAGAAGATTTCGAAATAGAAGGCGAAGACCTTGTAGCAAGAGCCCTTCAACACGAAATAGATCACCTTAACGGTATAGTCTTCATAGATAGACTTTCACCACTACAAAAAAGACTCGCCCTTCAACGCTACAAAAAGCTTAAAAGAGAATATGAGAGAAAAATGAAGAAAAGATAG
- the prfA gene encoding peptide chain release factor 1 produces the protein MIERLEEISRRFKEIESLLSNPDVISDSGKYKKLAREHKELQPIYETYQKYKKVAAGIQEAIEVMNSGEDEEFIELAKEEKKELEREAKELESQLKMLLIPKDPNDEKSVILEIRAGTGGEEAALFAADLFRMYSRYAERKGWKIEILSANETGLGGYKEISALISGKGAYSRLKYESGVHRVQRVPVTESGGRIHTSAATVAILPEAEDVEIKIDEKDLKIDTYRSSGAGGQHVNTTDSAVRITHIPTGIVVTCSNERSQIQNRIKAMKILRARLKELYERQQKEHLDSTRRSQIGSGDRSEKIRTYNFPENRVTDHRIKLTLYNLEQFLDGEMDEMIDALAAAEQAKKIENLVTKDNQ, from the coding sequence ATAATAGAAAGACTTGAAGAGATAAGCAGAAGATTTAAAGAGATAGAAAGCCTTTTAAGTAATCCAGATGTAATATCAGACAGCGGGAAGTATAAGAAGCTTGCCCGCGAACATAAAGAATTGCAACCAATATATGAAACATATCAAAAATACAAAAAGGTAGCCGCTGGCATTCAAGAAGCCATAGAGGTGATGAACTCCGGTGAGGACGAAGAGTTCATAGAACTTGCAAAAGAAGAAAAAAAAGAGCTTGAAAGGGAAGCAAAAGAACTTGAAAGCCAACTGAAAATGCTCTTAATTCCAAAAGATCCAAACGATGAGAAAAGTGTAATCCTTGAAATAAGAGCCGGAACAGGCGGTGAAGAAGCTGCTCTCTTTGCAGCAGATCTATTTAGAATGTATTCAAGATATGCTGAAAGAAAGGGCTGGAAAATAGAAATTCTGTCTGCAAATGAAACGGGACTTGGCGGCTACAAGGAAATATCTGCCCTGATATCCGGAAAAGGCGCCTATAGCAGGTTAAAGTACGAAAGCGGCGTTCACAGAGTTCAAAGAGTCCCTGTAACAGAATCAGGCGGCAGAATTCACACGTCAGCTGCCACCGTTGCAATTCTTCCAGAAGCAGAAGACGTCGAGATAAAAATTGACGAAAAAGATCTTAAAATAGACACCTACAGATCCTCAGGAGCAGGTGGTCAACATGTAAACACGACAGATTCCGCCGTCAGGATAACACACATCCCAACCGGTATAGTGGTAACCTGCTCAAACGAAAGGTCTCAGATTCAAAATAGAATAAAAGCAATGAAAATTTTAAGGGCAAGGTTAAAAGAACTCTACGAAAGACAACAAAAAGAGCATCTTGATTCAACCCGCCGTTCCCAGATAGGAAGCGGGGATAGAAGCGAAAAAATCAGAACGTACAACTTTCCAGAAAACAGAGTAACAGACCATAGAATTAAACTTACCCTCTACAACCTCGAACAATTCTTAGACGGAGAAATGGACGAAATGATAGACGCCCTCGCCGCTGCTG
- a CDS encoding sugar phosphate isomerase/epimerase family protein, whose product MKITGHIPGRDIIENPERIERTLNRNLGIELQLTADVLEKVPLKFFSKLAEKLADKPVTFHAPFMDLNPGAIDKYIREATLKRFKELKPAAEILRPEVIVFHSGFHPRKILPVYDRWIKNCVETFKEVCDLFPETKIAVENVFDDVPDYLNELLEKVNRKNMGICIDVGHLNIFSKLPLEDWLNLFADKIFEFHIHDNDGINDLHIAAGNGTFNFQPLFNFLKENRENPVILTLEAKTEKDQMESFQFLINNLAGDEDGNKNISR is encoded by the coding sequence ATGAAAATTACAGGTCATATACCGGGAAGAGACATCATAGAAAACCCTGAGAGAATAGAGAGAACCCTGAATAGAAACCTCGGAATTGAACTGCAACTTACGGCCGATGTTCTTGAAAAAGTACCATTAAAGTTTTTCTCAAAATTAGCCGAAAAACTGGCCGATAAACCGGTAACATTTCACGCTCCGTTTATGGATCTAAACCCGGGCGCCATAGACAAATACATACGGGAGGCAACACTAAAACGGTTTAAAGAGCTGAAACCCGCAGCAGAGATATTAAGACCTGAAGTAATTGTTTTTCACTCCGGGTTCCATCCCCGAAAAATTCTTCCTGTCTACGACAGATGGATAAAAAATTGTGTAGAAACATTTAAAGAAGTGTGTGATCTATTCCCGGAAACAAAAATAGCAGTTGAAAATGTTTTCGACGACGTTCCAGACTACCTAAATGAACTTTTAGAAAAGGTGAACAGAAAGAACATGGGAATATGTATTGACGTTGGACATCTAAACATTTTTTCAAAACTACCACTCGAAGATTGGCTTAACCTCTTTGCAGACAAAATTTTCGAGTTTCATATTCACGATAACGACGGTATAAACGACCTCCACATAGCTGCCGGTAACGGAACTTTTAACTTTCAACCTTTATTCAACTTTTTAAAGGAGAACAGAGAAAACCCGGTAATTCTTACCTTAGAAGCCAAAACCGAAAAAGATCAGATGGAATCTTTCCAATTTTTGATAAACAACTTAGCAGGAGACGAAGATGGAAATAAGAATATATCCCGATGA
- a CDS encoding YdcH family protein — translation MYRDENLKKLAREKFHHFATLEKKHQELDDIIDKMEKKAFLTPKEEAELDRMKKERLKLRDEMVMLIKKAQEAANNEK, via the coding sequence ATGTACAGGGACGAAAACTTAAAGAAACTGGCAAGGGAGAAGTTCCACCACTTTGCAACCCTTGAAAAAAAACATCAGGAACTTGACGACATTATAGATAAAATGGAAAAAAAAGCCTTCCTGACACCTAAAGAGGAAGCAGAACTTGACAGGATGAAAAAGGAAAGATTAAAACTCAGAGACGAAATGGTTATGCTTATCAAAAAGGCTCAGGAGGCTGCAAACAATGAGAAGTGA
- a CDS encoding outer membrane protein transport protein: MRKLLLFLSCFFAVSSAAYGGNVDTFGIGSAETALGGAYSATADDPYAVYYNPAGLMQLDSQVVSAGFEILDPTLRIHDFTAVDGTGSVVLPSDASFTDVSDTLFVPFAGYGTKINDNFAFGIAAYIPYGLHIKWDSDPAVNPAAYNCFESYYIRGVVTPTVAFRLTDDLTFGFGVSLGRSDAGTQRRIYAPTLPSLNNKVIKSEFSDDFNVSYNFGFMYKPSRRLTLGLTYRSRAKTDFTGTVEVEGTSYFTNATTKIDHPEQIQGGIRYTPDDRVSIEFDVVWTRWSTIDKYIVDFETPILGKTQEVFVRDWQDTRQVRIGVSYIVNDVVTLRGGYFYDPSPIPDHTFDMAWPDADKKTYSVGAGFNFGRVKIDTVLQYSVAESKREIGGESVELNETYDDGSVSLSADGHLWGYGVTVSYTF, translated from the coding sequence ATGCGGAAACTGTTGCTGTTTTTATCCTGTTTTTTTGCCGTTTCTTCTGCTGCGTATGGCGGTAATGTTGATACCTTTGGTATAGGTTCTGCAGAAACGGCACTTGGCGGTGCTTACTCTGCTACGGCAGACGATCCTTATGCTGTTTACTACAACCCTGCCGGTTTAATGCAACTTGATAGTCAGGTCGTTTCTGCCGGTTTTGAAATTCTTGATCCAACTTTAAGGATTCACGATTTTACCGCAGTTGATGGGACTGGGAGCGTTGTTCTTCCTTCCGATGCTTCATTCACTGACGTTTCAGATACGCTTTTCGTTCCTTTTGCTGGTTACGGAACGAAAATAAATGACAACTTTGCTTTTGGTATTGCTGCTTATATTCCTTATGGTCTCCATATTAAATGGGATTCTGACCCTGCAGTCAATCCGGCCGCTTACAACTGTTTCGAGTCCTATTATATAAGGGGTGTTGTTACACCTACAGTTGCGTTCAGATTGACTGATGATTTAACGTTTGGTTTTGGTGTTTCTCTTGGTCGTTCCGATGCTGGTACTCAAAGGAGAATTTACGCTCCAACGCTACCATCCTTAAACAACAAGGTTATTAAGTCAGAGTTTTCAGATGATTTCAATGTTTCTTACAACTTCGGTTTCATGTATAAACCTTCCAGGAGACTTACTCTCGGTTTGACTTACCGTTCACGAGCGAAAACCGACTTTACCGGCACTGTAGAAGTAGAGGGAACTTCTTACTTCACAAATGCTACGACAAAGATTGATCATCCTGAACAGATACAGGGTGGTATAAGGTATACGCCAGATGATAGAGTTTCTATTGAGTTTGATGTTGTCTGGACACGGTGGAGCACGATAGATAAGTATATTGTTGATTTTGAAACACCGATACTTGGTAAAACTCAGGAAGTTTTCGTGAGGGACTGGCAGGATACGAGACAGGTTAGGATTGGTGTTTCCTATATTGTTAATGACGTTGTTACGTTGAGGGGAGGATACTTTTATGATCCTTCTCCCATTCCGGATCACACGTTTGACATGGCCTGGCCTGATGCTGATAAGAAAACCTACTCTGTAGGTGCCGGATTTAACTTTGGTAGAGTGAAGATTGATACGGTTCTTCAGTACAGTGTTGCCGAGAGTAAGAGAGAAATAGGCGGGGAAAGTGTTGAGTTAAATGAAACTTACGATGACGGGAGTGTATCCCTTTCTGCAGACGGCCATCTGTGGGGGTACGGTGTTACCGTTAGTTACACATTTTAA
- the ilvD gene encoding dihydroxy-acid dehydratase gives MRSDVLREFEKLPARALMMATGIRREDIDKPLIGIISSYTDLVPGHADMYALERFIERGVAAAGGTPFIVRVPAICDGIAMGHEGMRFSLPLREIIADSVEDVVNAHQLDGIVLLTACDKITPGMLMGAARVNIPAIIVTAGPMLAGRRGKERLDLVTHTFEAIGKYRAGELSLEELLEYEQTACPSSGACQGMFTANTMACLSEALGMSLPYCGTSPAPLAEKKRIAEASGERIVELVRKGIKARDIMTPEAFRNAIRVDLALGGSTNTVLHLPAIAYEAGVPFDIKLFDDLGRETPKICSMRPGGKYLMEDLHYAGGIPGVLNRLQTLIEDNPTVSGKSIKEVAANGRIFDEDVIRPMDNPYKKEGGLAILYGNIAPEGAVIKQGAVSDKMKVFKGTAKVFNCEEDAMKAVMNGEIKPGHVIVIRYEGPKGGPGMREMLAVTAAVMGMGLGESVALITDGRFSGGTHGPCVGHISPEAAEGGIIGIIEDGDEIYLNIPERKLELLVPEEEIKKRLETFKPLQKEVKSKLLRKYAKLVSSASKGAVQEI, from the coding sequence ATGAGAAGTGACGTTCTGAGAGAATTTGAAAAGCTACCTGCCCGTGCACTCATGATGGCAACAGGAATTAGAAGAGAAGACATCGATAAACCATTAATTGGAATAATTTCAAGCTACACAGACCTTGTTCCTGGTCATGCAGATATGTACGCACTTGAAAGGTTTATAGAAAGAGGAGTTGCTGCTGCCGGCGGCACTCCATTTATTGTTAGAGTTCCTGCTATATGCGACGGTATAGCAATGGGACATGAAGGAATGAGATTCTCTCTCCCTCTAAGAGAGATCATCGCTGATTCTGTTGAAGACGTCGTCAACGCACATCAACTTGACGGTATCGTTCTTCTAACGGCATGTGACAAAATAACCCCTGGAATGCTCATGGGAGCGGCAAGGGTAAACATTCCTGCAATAATCGTAACTGCAGGGCCAATGCTTGCAGGAAGGCGCGGGAAAGAGAGACTTGATCTCGTTACCCACACATTTGAAGCCATCGGAAAGTACAGAGCTGGTGAACTCTCATTGGAAGAACTCCTTGAATACGAACAAACAGCATGCCCATCCTCCGGTGCATGTCAGGGAATGTTCACTGCAAATACGATGGCTTGCTTATCAGAAGCTTTAGGAATGTCTCTCCCTTACTGCGGAACATCTCCGGCACCATTAGCAGAGAAAAAACGAATAGCTGAAGCATCTGGAGAAAGAATTGTAGAGCTCGTAAGGAAAGGTATAAAGGCAAGAGATATCATGACTCCAGAAGCCTTTAGAAACGCGATAAGAGTTGACCTTGCCCTTGGCGGTTCTACAAATACTGTTCTGCACCTTCCGGCAATAGCTTATGAAGCCGGTGTTCCTTTTGACATTAAACTCTTTGACGACTTAGGCCGAGAAACTCCAAAAATATGCAGCATGAGACCTGGCGGGAAATACCTTATGGAAGACCTCCACTATGCCGGTGGGATACCTGGCGTACTGAACAGACTGCAAACATTAATAGAAGACAACCCAACCGTCTCAGGAAAATCCATTAAGGAAGTAGCAGCAAATGGAAGAATATTTGACGAAGACGTCATAAGACCAATGGACAATCCTTATAAAAAAGAGGGAGGACTTGCAATTCTCTACGGGAATATTGCCCCGGAAGGCGCCGTTATTAAACAGGGTGCCGTTAGCGATAAGATGAAGGTATTCAAAGGTACCGCAAAGGTATTTAACTGCGAAGAAGATGCTATGAAAGCCGTGATGAACGGCGAAATTAAGCCTGGCCACGTTATAGTCATCAGATATGAAGGACCAAAAGGCGGTCCCGGCATGAGAGAAATGTTAGCAGTTACTGCTGCCGTCATGGGCATGGGACTTGGTGAATCCGTAGCCCTCATAACAGATGGAAGATTTTCCGGCGGAACACACGGTCCTTGCGTTGGACACATTTCACCTGAAGCTGCCGAAGGTGGCATCATAGGAATCATCGAGGACGGGGACGAAATATACCTTAACATTCCAGAGAGAAAACTTGAACTTTTAGTCCCGGAAGAAGAAATCAAGAAAAGACTTGAAACCTTTAAACCTCTCCAGAAAGAGGTTAAATCAAAACTTCTCAGGAAGTATGCAAAACTTGTATCTTCGGCTTCAAAAGGTGCAGTTCAGGAAATTTGA